The Cytophagia bacterium CHB2 genome contains a region encoding:
- a CDS encoding CPBP family intramembrane metalloprotease: MNELNAPTPGSRVYPNLPQAFGLLGIVILLLTVLSVPIQFIGTALEFSAAQQPLVLAIANTVAIGLTLLWGVKRANASWREIFPLTPINSSLLLPMMLTIIGMNILLSECDNLLRLVLPVPEWLADLMKGLFDPSKGIWASVLALVIVAPVTEELLFRGLILRGLLGNFTVRQALLFSALLFALLHLNPWQFISAAIAGVLFGWWFVETRSLWPCLFGHALHNGLPVIAISLLQLEIPGYTTELSSTVEFQPLWFDALGVILTFAGISLTKNHFQKLREARAESTNTFFRDSGPTPR, translated from the coding sequence TTGAACGAGTTAAACGCGCCAACGCCCGGTTCCAGAGTCTATCCAAATCTCCCGCAGGCCTTCGGTCTCCTGGGCATTGTCATTTTATTGCTGACGGTGTTAAGCGTACCCATTCAATTCATCGGCACAGCGCTGGAATTTTCCGCGGCGCAACAGCCGCTGGTGTTGGCGATAGCCAATACTGTTGCCATTGGGTTGACATTGCTGTGGGGCGTGAAACGCGCCAATGCTTCCTGGCGAGAAATTTTTCCATTGACGCCCATCAACAGTTCTCTTTTGCTGCCGATGATGTTGACCATCATCGGCATGAATATTCTGCTCTCTGAATGTGACAATCTGTTACGCCTCGTGTTGCCAGTACCAGAATGGCTTGCCGATTTGATGAAAGGCCTTTTTGATCCGAGTAAGGGCATTTGGGCATCAGTTTTGGCTCTGGTCATCGTCGCGCCCGTGACGGAGGAGTTGCTGTTTCGTGGTCTGATTTTACGTGGGTTGCTCGGCAATTTTACCGTGCGTCAAGCCCTGCTGTTTTCAGCGCTATTGTTCGCGTTGCTGCACCTGAATCCCTGGCAATTCATCAGCGCGGCCATTGCCGGTGTACTTTTTGGCTGGTGGTTTGTTGAAACGCGCTCGCTTTGGCCTTGCTTGTTCGGCCATGCGCTGCACAATGGTTTGCCGGTCATTGCTATCTCGCTTTTGCAACTGGAAATTCCCGGCTACACCACGGAATTGAGCAGCACCGTCGAGTTTCAGCCGCTTTGGTTTGATGCGCTTGGCGTGATTCTTACGTTTGCCGGGATTTCATTGACAAAAAATCATTTTCAAAAACTCCGCGAAGCGCGCGCCGAGTCAACGAACACGTTTTTTCGTGACTCCGGCCCAACGCCCCGGTAA